Proteins encoded by one window of Ulvibacter sp. MAR_2010_11:
- a CDS encoding efflux RND transporter periplasmic adaptor subunit, producing MKAHLPLIIIAFTLLACNENNEKAEENIKSVKYERIGFSNSNQTHRFSGIVKAEYETGLSFKVGGTLSKVDVKLGDKVKKGQLIGRIDPIDYEVQREQAVAQKKSAESQLVVARSTFSRAEKLYENNSVALSEYEQAKASLASAESQFKAANKQLEAANNQISYTRLNAPMNGVITSLMVESNELVSAGSIVAVLSSEGNPEVEVGIPESVIAKLQKGQEVTIELANDNFKGKIEKVAFASGQSSTYPVMVSITDPIGEIRPGMSAEVSFVMSKISDDQQNIIVAPIAAVGKDPQGHFVFVLQENSDSLYRVEKRKVIIGRMLDTGFEINNGLEGKELVVTAGIPFLRDSMKVKLLNK from the coding sequence ATGAAAGCACATCTTCCTTTAATAATCATAGCATTCACATTACTTGCCTGCAATGAAAATAATGAAAAAGCTGAGGAAAATATCAAATCCGTCAAATATGAAAGAATCGGTTTCTCGAATAGTAATCAGACGCATAGATTCTCTGGAATTGTAAAAGCTGAATATGAGACAGGTTTAAGTTTTAAGGTCGGGGGCACATTGAGTAAAGTAGATGTAAAATTAGGTGATAAGGTTAAAAAAGGCCAACTAATTGGCCGTATCGACCCAATTGACTATGAGGTACAAAGAGAGCAGGCCGTCGCCCAAAAGAAGAGTGCAGAAAGCCAACTGGTTGTAGCCCGGTCAACTTTTTCAAGAGCTGAAAAGTTATATGAAAATAATAGTGTTGCCCTAAGTGAATACGAACAAGCAAAAGCAAGTCTAGCCTCTGCCGAATCCCAATTTAAGGCAGCCAATAAGCAATTGGAAGCTGCCAATAACCAAATCTCATATACCCGGTTAAATGCCCCGATGAATGGAGTGATTACTTCACTCATGGTAGAATCGAATGAACTAGTAAGTGCTGGTAGTATTGTTGCCGTTTTAAGCAGTGAGGGTAACCCCGAGGTTGAAGTAGGTATACCAGAATCAGTTATTGCAAAATTACAAAAGGGACAAGAAGTAACTATCGAATTAGCGAACGACAATTTTAAGGGTAAAATCGAAAAGGTAGCCTTCGCATCGGGACAATCGTCAACCTACCCTGTTATGGTAAGCATTACCGATCCTATTGGCGAAATACGACCTGGTATGTCTGCTGAAGTAAGCTTTGTTATGTCGAAAATATCAGACGATCAACAAAATATTATTGTCGCACCCATAGCGGCAGTGGGTAAGGATCCGCAAGGCCATTTTGTATTTGTGCTTCAAGAAAATTCCGATTCTCTTTATCGGGTAGAAAAAAGAAAAGTAATTATCGGAAGAATGCTTGATACTGGGTTTGAAATAAACAACGGCCTTGAAGGTAAAGAACTGGTTGTTACGGCGGGAATACCCTTTTTAAGAGATAGCATGAAGGTGAAACTTCTTAATAAATAA